The Streptomyces venezuelae genomic interval GACCTCGCCGTCGCCGTGCAGCGCGTTGGTGCCGGGGCCCGCGAGGTCGCCGCCGATGGCGTACGAGGGGTCGAGACCGAGCTCGGTGAGCGCGACGGCCAGCATGGAGGTGGTCGTCGTCTTGCCGTGCGTGCCGGCGACGGCGATCGCGCGCAGGCCGTCCATGAGGGAGGCGAGCGCGTCGGAGCGGTGGACGACGGGGATGCCGAGCTCGGCGGCGCGGGCCAGCTCGGGGTTGTCGGACCGGATGGCGCTGGAGACGACGACGGCGGAGGCGTCGTCGGCGAGGTGCTCGGCGGCGTGCCCGATGTGCACGGTGGCGCCGAGGGCGCGCAGGGCCTCGGCGGTCGGGGACTCCTTGGCGTCGCTGCCGGCGACCTTGGCGCCCCGCTGGGCGAGGATCTTCGCGATGCCCGACATTCCGGCACCGCCGATACCGATGAAGTGCGGTCGTTCCATGGCGGCAGGGATGGCGGGTGCCATGCGGATCTCTCCCCGGGGGTGCGTCTGGCTGTCTCGTACTGGAAGGACCAGCCTAGTGGCTCCGGTCTGCCGGACCCGGGCCAGGCACGTCGGGCGGTGCGCTGACGGCGGGCCCGCCCCGGGCCGCGCCCCCTGCACGGGGCGCGGCCCGGGGCCGGTCGTCACGGCCTGTCGGGCCCTGATCCGCCGGACAGGCCCTAGGCGCCGTCCTGCTCGCTGTGGGCGAAGAGCTTGAGCACCGGGACGCCGACCTTGTGCCGGGCCCGGGAGGCCCAGTCCCGGTGGAAGAACTCCTCCACGTAGTGCGGGGCGGTGAGAACGATCACCTCGTCCGCCTCCGACTCCTCGACCACCGCCTTCATCTTGGTGAGCGGGTGGTCCTCGACGACCTGGCCGACCGCTTCGCAGCCGGCGTCTCTCAGGGCCCGGAGCGAGTACTCCAGGGCCTGCTCGGCGGGGCCCCGGGCGGCCTTGCCCTCCGGTTCCCCTCCCTCGTGGGCGGCTTCCTTCAGTTCGCCCATGGCGACGTCGTCGATGGCACGCAAGAGCACATCGGCCTGGTCACCACGCGGCTGCATAAGGACGATGAAGGACACGCCCTCGTCGCCGTGCAGCGTGGTGACGAACTCCACGTCGACGGACGTCAGGGGCTTCTCGATCATCAGAACGCTTGTGAACACCTCTGGAGCCCTTCTGCGGAAACCATCCTTCCCCGTGCCCGCACGGGGTCTGCGACATAAGTGTGCCCAGCGGACGGAAAGCGGAACGACAAATTCCGCTGATTGTCAGATCCGACGGTAGCGGGTGAAGAGGAAGCCGTCCTGCTCCAGCACGGAAGCCACCGAGAAGCGTGTCGGGACGGCCACCGAAGGGCCCCCGGCGATCCGCTGGGCGCCACCCGCGGTCATCGTCGGCGAGATCGTCAGACACAGCTCGTCGAGGACCCCCGCCGCCACGAACTGACCGAGCAGCCGGGGCCCGCCCTCGGTCAGCTGGCGCCGCAGCCCGCGCTCCGCGAGGACCGCCACCGCACGGGCGGGCTCCACCCCGGCCCCGTCGCCCGCGATCAGCACCTCGGCACCCGCCTCCCGGGCGGCCCGTACGCGCTCGGCGGGCGCGGCGGCCCCCGTCAGGATCAGGGTCGGGACGAGCGGGTCCGTGAAGAGCGGCAGCGAGAAGTCAAGATCGAGGGAGGCCGTCACCACGGCGATCACGGGTGCGGGGCCCTGCCCTGCGGCGGCCCGGCGGGCCGCGAAGGCCTCCCGCGCCCGGGCGGGGCGGTACCCCTCGAGGCGTACCGTTTCCGCGCCCACGACGATCACGTCGGCGAGGCCGCGCAGGGTGCCGAAGATCCGCATGTCGGTCTCGGAGGAGAGCGGCTGGGAGCGGCCGTCGTGCTGGCCGGCCCCGTCGAGGGACGAGACCATGTTGGCCCGCAGCCACACGGCGTCACCCTCCGGATACGCGTAGGCGTCGGCCAGCTCGTCGAGGGTCCACTCCCGGCCGCCGGCCGGGGCCTCGCCGGTGGCGGTCGCCGGAGTCGCCCCCGCGGTGGCCGCTGTGGCCTCCGCGGCCGCTGTGGCCCTCCCCGCGGCGGTCTCGTGGACCTCCCCCGCGGCGGTCTCGTGGGCTGTCATGTCCGTCACAGGGAGCAGGCGTCGCATCCTCGCAGTCTGACATGGCGCTTACAGTGGGGAACTGTGTCGACCCACGCCCTCACCGAAGCGGCTTCCACCGAAGCGGCCCCGCTCTCGCTCTGCTCCCGAGAGCCCCACGTCCCCGCCGACCGTCTCGTCGCGGAGATGGTGCCGCCGCCGCGCTTCGACTCCGTGCGCTTCGACACGTACCTCCCGGACCCGAACCAGCCCAGCCAGACGGACGCCGTCAAGGCGCTGAGCGGCTTCGCCGAGGGCCTCGGCGGGGCACACGCCTCCGGCGCCGGTAAGCGCCGCTGGTTCGCCAAGAAGGCGGCCGCCCCGAGCGGGCCGCGCGGGGTCTACCTGGACGGCGGATACGGCGTCGGCAAGACCCACCTGCTGGCCTCCCTCTGGCACGCGACCCCCGCCGAGCCCTCGCTGAAAGCTTTCGGCACCTTCGTCGAGCTGACCAACCTGGTCGGCGCGCTCGGCTTCCAGCAGACGGTGAAGACCCTCAGCGGGCACCGTCTCCTCTGCATCGACGAATTCGAGCTGGACGACCCGGGCGACACCGTCCTCGTCTCCAGCCTCCTCGGCAAGCTCGTCGAGGCGGGCGTGGCCCTGGCCGCCACCTCCAACACGCTCCCGGGCAAGCTCGGCGAGGGCCGCTTCGCCGCCGCCGACTTCCTCCGCGAGATCCAGGGCCTCTCCGCGCACTTCATGCCGCTGCGGATCGACGGCGAGGACTACCGCCACCGCGGTCTGCCCGAGGCCCCCGCCCCGTACACCGACCAGGTCGTGACGGAGACCGCGTACCGCACGCCGGGCGCCTCCCTCGACGACTTCCCGCACCTGCTCGGCCACCTGGCCAAGGTGCACCCGAGCCGGTACGGCGCGCTCACCGACGACCTCGCGGCGGTCTGCCTCACCGACGTCCAGCCGGTCCCCGACCAGTCGACGGCCCTCCGGCTCGTCGTCCTCGCCGACCGCCTCTACGACCGCGAGATACCCGTCCTCGCCTCCGGACTGCCCTTCGACCGGCTCTTCAGCGACGAGATGCTGAACGGCGGGTACCGCAAGAAGTACTTCCGGGCGATCTCCCGGCTCACCGCGCTCGCGCGCGACGCAAAGGGGCTTGTCGGGCAGTAGGTTGGGGCCATACCCGATCGAAAGGGATCCACCATGGCCGCAACGCGCAGCGCTCACGCCGTCTGGGAGGGCGACCTCCTCAAGGGCTCCGGTGTCGTCACGCTCGACTCCTCCGGTCTCGGCAAGTTCGACGTCTCCTGGCCTGCCCGCACCGAGCAGCCGAACGGGAAGACCAGCCCGGAGGAGCTGATCGCCGCCGCGCACTCCTCGTGCTTCAACATGGCGTTCTCCAACATCCTGGCCAAGGCAGGCAACGCGCCGGAGCGCCTGGAGACCAAGGCCGACGTGACCTTCGTGCCCGGCACGGGCATCACGACCAGCCACCTCACCGTGCGCGGCACGGTCCCGGGCCTGGACTCGGACAAGTTCCAGGAGCTGGCCGAGACCGCCAAGCAGAACTGCCCGGTGAGCCAGGCCCTCACCGGTGTGACGATCACGCTCACCGCCGAACTGGCCTGACCCCCGGTCAGAACACGCGCCACACGAGGCAGTTGTGGCCCGCATGGTTCACGTGTCACCACAGTGCGTGATACACACATGCGGGTCACACGTCACATCACACACCTGTCCGCCAACAGGAAAAGTGGGTTGCCTCATGTCCGCAACACGACGTCAGATCCTCTCCCGCACCGGCGCGTCCGTCGCCGGGATCGCCTTCACCGGCGCCTTCTCCGAACTCTTCGCCGGCAGCGCGTCCGCCGCCGGGGACCTCGGGAGGCTCGGGTCGCGGGGTGGCTACGGCCCCCTCCTCCCCGATCCCGCCGGACTCCTCGACCTCCCGGCCGGCTTCCGCTACGAGGTCCTCTCCCGGCAGGGCGACCCGCTCCGCTCCGGCGAGGGGCCCGTCCCCAGCAACTTCGACGGCATGGCCGCCCTCGCCGGCCGGCGCGGACGCGTGCACCTCGTCCGCAACCACGAGAACCGGGTCACCGGGAAGATCGGCGTCCCGACCGTCCCCGGCCTGACGTACGACCCGGCGGCGAAGGGCGGCTGCACGGCGCTCGAACTCGACGGCCGGAACAACGTCCTCGGCGAGCGCGTCGCCATCGCCGGGACCGCCGTCAACTGCGCCGGCGGGCCCACCCCTTGGAACACCTGGCTGACCTGCGAGGAGACCGAGGACAAGGCCGGGACGAACGGCTACACCAAGGACCACGGCTTCATCTTCGAGGTCGACGGGGCCGACCCGCACCGCACCGGCGCCGTCCCCCTCACCGCGATGGGCCGCTTCCAGCACGAGGCGATCGCCGTCGACCCGTCGAGCGGCATCGTCTACGAGACGGAGGACGCCTTCCAGCAGCCCTTCGGCCTCTTCTACCGTTTCCTCCCGCACAAGCCGCTCGGCGGCACCGGTTCGCTGCGCGCGGGCGGCGCCCTGGAGGCCATGCGGGTGCCCGGCGTCCCCGACCTCTCCGTGATCCAGGAGACCGGCGCGCGCTTCGAGGGCGTCGAGTGGGTCCCCGTACCGGATCCGCAGGCGGCCGGGACCCCCATCAGGCTCCAGGACTTCGGGCCGAGGGGCATCACGCACGCCCAGAAGCTGGAGGGCTGCTACTGGGGCGGGCGGGCCGTGTACTTCGTGTCCTCCTTCGCCCGGCAGAAGGACGGCTCCGGCGCCACCCACTTCGGGCAGGTCTGGAAGTACGAGCCGCACCGGCGCCGCCTCACGCTCGTCGTCGTCTTCGGCCCGAGCACCGACATCCAGCTCCCGGGCGAGTCCCCGGACAACATCTGTCTGACGCCGAGCGGCGGCCTGATGGTGAGCGAGGACGGCGACGGGGCGCAGCACGTCTACGGGGTGAGCAGGAAGGGCGAGGTGTACGCGGTCGCCCGGGGGGCCCAGAACACGGGGACGCCCGAGGCGCCGGAGTGGGGCGAGTTCGCCGGCGTCACCTTCTCCCCGGACGGCGCCACGATGTACGTGAACTGCTACACGCCGGGGACGACGTTCGCGGTGACGGGCCCGTGGTGCTGAGCTGACGGGAGGGGCCGGGGTCGCGGGCGCGCCGGTTCCGAAGCAGGATCGGGAAGGGACGAGGACGGGACGGAACGGGGCGCGGCGGAAGGGTCACGCGGTGGCGAAGAAGAAGAGGGACGACCGCGAGCAGGGCGACCGGCAGGGGAAGGAGCCGCGGCGCATACCGGACACTCCCCTGCGTGACGTACTGCGCGTGCCCGAGGGCGAGCGCCTCGACCTCGCCGCGTACGACGCCTCGGCGACCCCGGCCGGCCCCGTCGGCAAGGCGGCCGGTCTGACCGCCACCGCCACCCTCGCGCCGCGCCTCGCGGCCCTCCAGGAACGCCTGTACGCGGCGAGCACGGCGGGCGACCGGCGCAGGCTGCTCCTGGTCCTCCAGGGCATGGACACCAGCGGCAAGGGCGGCACGGTCAAGCACGTCATCGGCCTCTTCAACCCGTCCGGCTGCCGTATCCGCGCCTTCAAGGCCCCGACCCCGGAGGAGCGAGGCCATCCGTTCCTCTGGCGGATCATGAAGGCGCTCCCCCAGCCGGGCGAGATCGGCATCTTCGACCGCTCGCACTACGAGGACGTCCTCATCGCGCGCGTCCGCGACCTGGCCCCGCGCTCGCAGCTCGGCCGCCGCTACGCCCAGATCAACCGCTTCGAGAAGTCCCTCGCGGACGACGGCGTGACGGTCGTCAAGGTCTTCCTGCACATCTCGTACGAGGAGCAGCGCAACCGCCTCCTGGAGCGCCTGGACAACCCGGAGAAGCACTGGAAGTTCAACGTGGGCGACATCGAGGAGCGGTCGGTGTGGCCGGCCTACCAGGAGGCGTACGAGATCGCCCTGGAGCGCTGTACGACGGACGAGGCGCCCTGGTACCTGGTCCCGGCGGACCGCAAGTGGTACCGGAACTGGGCGGTCAGCAAGCTGCTGCTCGAACACCTGGAGGCACTGGACCCGACGTACCCGCCGGGGGACTTCGACGTGGCGGAGTGCCGGCGGCGGCTACTGGCCACGTGAGCGGCGCCATCGGTCGACGGCCGTGTTCAGCTCCTTGAAGGCGGTGCGGTCGAGCAGGCTCAGCCGGCC includes:
- a CDS encoding indole-3-glycerol phosphate synthase: MFTSVLMIEKPLTSVDVEFVTTLHGDEGVSFIVLMQPRGDQADVLLRAIDDVAMGELKEAAHEGGEPEGKAARGPAEQALEYSLRALRDAGCEAVGQVVEDHPLTKMKAVVEESEADEVIVLTAPHYVEEFFHRDWASRARHKVGVPVLKLFAHSEQDGA
- a CDS encoding pyrimidine reductase family protein; protein product: MRRLLPVTDMTAHETAAGEVHETAAGRATAAAEATAATAGATPATATGEAPAGGREWTLDELADAYAYPEGDAVWLRANMVSSLDGAGQHDGRSQPLSSETDMRIFGTLRGLADVIVVGAETVRLEGYRPARAREAFAARRAAAGQGPAPVIAVVTASLDLDFSLPLFTDPLVPTLILTGAAAPAERVRAAREAGAEVLIAGDGAGVEPARAVAVLAERGLRRQLTEGGPRLLGQFVAAGVLDELCLTISPTMTAGGAQRIAGGPSVAVPTRFSVASVLEQDGFLFTRYRRI
- the zapE gene encoding cell division protein ZapE, whose translation is MSTHALTEAASTEAAPLSLCSREPHVPADRLVAEMVPPPRFDSVRFDTYLPDPNQPSQTDAVKALSGFAEGLGGAHASGAGKRRWFAKKAAAPSGPRGVYLDGGYGVGKTHLLASLWHATPAEPSLKAFGTFVELTNLVGALGFQQTVKTLSGHRLLCIDEFELDDPGDTVLVSSLLGKLVEAGVALAATSNTLPGKLGEGRFAAADFLREIQGLSAHFMPLRIDGEDYRHRGLPEAPAPYTDQVVTETAYRTPGASLDDFPHLLGHLAKVHPSRYGALTDDLAAVCLTDVQPVPDQSTALRLVVLADRLYDREIPVLASGLPFDRLFSDEMLNGGYRKKYFRAISRLTALARDAKGLVGQ
- a CDS encoding OsmC family protein; this encodes MAATRSAHAVWEGDLLKGSGVVTLDSSGLGKFDVSWPARTEQPNGKTSPEELIAAAHSSCFNMAFSNILAKAGNAPERLETKADVTFVPGTGITTSHLTVRGTVPGLDSDKFQELAETAKQNCPVSQALTGVTITLTAELA
- a CDS encoding alkaline phosphatase PhoX; this encodes MSATRRQILSRTGASVAGIAFTGAFSELFAGSASAAGDLGRLGSRGGYGPLLPDPAGLLDLPAGFRYEVLSRQGDPLRSGEGPVPSNFDGMAALAGRRGRVHLVRNHENRVTGKIGVPTVPGLTYDPAAKGGCTALELDGRNNVLGERVAIAGTAVNCAGGPTPWNTWLTCEETEDKAGTNGYTKDHGFIFEVDGADPHRTGAVPLTAMGRFQHEAIAVDPSSGIVYETEDAFQQPFGLFYRFLPHKPLGGTGSLRAGGALEAMRVPGVPDLSVIQETGARFEGVEWVPVPDPQAAGTPIRLQDFGPRGITHAQKLEGCYWGGRAVYFVSSFARQKDGSGATHFGQVWKYEPHRRRLTLVVVFGPSTDIQLPGESPDNICLTPSGGLMVSEDGDGAQHVYGVSRKGEVYAVARGAQNTGTPEAPEWGEFAGVTFSPDGATMYVNCYTPGTTFAVTGPWC
- a CDS encoding PPK2 family polyphosphate kinase; translated protein: MPDTPLRDVLRVPEGERLDLAAYDASATPAGPVGKAAGLTATATLAPRLAALQERLYAASTAGDRRRLLLVLQGMDTSGKGGTVKHVIGLFNPSGCRIRAFKAPTPEERGHPFLWRIMKALPQPGEIGIFDRSHYEDVLIARVRDLAPRSQLGRRYAQINRFEKSLADDGVTVVKVFLHISYEEQRNRLLERLDNPEKHWKFNVGDIEERSVWPAYQEAYEIALERCTTDEAPWYLVPADRKWYRNWAVSKLLLEHLEALDPTYPPGDFDVAECRRRLLAT